The nucleotide window GGCGGGTCTTCCGGTGGGGTTCGCCTCCCCGCAGCGAATACAGCCAATCATGGAGCACTGCCGGGAACTTCGCCGGGCCGTACGGGTCAAAGCCCGGGATGTTCCAGAAGATCGACGGCACCGAGGCGTAGTCCGTGACAAATCCCGCCGGCACCTCGAAACGCTCGCCGTCTTTGGATACATAGACGAGCGGAGCAAGGAGCGCCTGTTGCCCATCCCTGTAGTTCATCCACCGGAAGCCCGGCAGAGGATCTTGGAAGCCTTGCGCGGGAGGCGTCATTTCGTCTCTTTGAGTGGCGAC belongs to Terrimicrobium sacchariphilum and includes:
- a CDS encoding DUF1353 domain-containing protein — translated: MNYRDGQQALLAPLVYVSKDGERFEVPAGFVTDYASVPSIFWNIPGFDPYGPAKFPAVLHDWLYSLRGGEPHRKTRPQCDALFLEAMQAVGVGWLHRRIIWAAVRLCGGIWSMSQPWAK